GGCGTCGGTGCGCAGGGTGTGCCGGGCCGGCAGCTCGTACAGCGCCCAGCCGGTCGACGCGGCCAGCTCCACCGCCGCGTCGACGGCGTCCCCCGGCCCGGGCCCGGTGAACGTCAACGCCCGGTCGTCCGGCCCGGTGCCGGCCCGGAACCCGGTGAACGGGTAGAACGCCCGCGCCACCACCGGAGCCGCCGACGCGGGCAACCGCCACGACACCGGCAGCCGGCGCACCGGCAACTCCGGGTTGTGGCGCAGCAGCACCGCCACCGCCGACTGCATCGGATCCCAGGTCAGGCCGGTCCAGCGGGCCACGTCGACGGTCGAGAACGGGTCGAGCTGCCCGGGGTCCCCCACGAACAGCGCCCGCTCGAACCTACCGGCCACGCGCAGCAGGGCATCGGACCGCATCTGGTACGCCTCGTCCACGATCGCCCACGGCCAGCAGCCCTCGGTCACCGTGGCCCACTTGGCCGCCGTACCGATGATGACGGCCGGACCACCGAGGTCGCCGACCTTCGCCGCGACCCGGACCGTCTCGTGCGCGGTGATCCGCTCCGACGGCCGGTAGTCCCCGGCGGAGAGCCGGCCGATGCGCAGCCCGGGGGCCTTCCGGGCGAGCCTGTCGACCAGGTCGTCCACCTGCTCGTTGGTCTGCGCGACGATGATCAGCGGTTCACCGGCCCCGGCCAGCTCGACGGCGGCCCGGACGACGAGGGTGGACTTGCCGGCCCCGGGCGGCGAGTCGACCACCACGCCCCGGTGCGCGCCGGAGCGCAGGTCGGCCAGCACGGCGGTGACGACCCGCTCCGCCGCCACGGACGGCGGCAGGTCCAACGCGACCCCCATCGACTCCACCTCCAAGGCGATTCCGGCGACCCTATCCGGCCGCCCGCCGATTGGACCCGGCAGACAGCCCGAGTCTCCGTCATCGAATGTCAACCATCCGACACCCACCAGGTGCCTGTAGCGGGCTGTGTCCCTTGTGGCGACTCAACACCCCGACAGGCACCGGATACTGTGACGGGTCCTTCACTTTCGGGAGTCGGGCTGGACGGAGAGATCGGGGCCGCGTAGTGATCATGCACCCAAACCAGCCCGGGCAAGTTTCGATCATGCACTTCACCCATATCGACAACCTGCCGTCGATCCTGGCCACCGGAGCGCTCGTCGCTGACAACCTGGTGGATGGGCACCTGCTGACTGATGTTGGTTCGATCAGCATCAAGGCGAGCCGCCGGAAGCGGGAGGTGCCCTGCGCGCCCGGCGGGGTGGTCGCCGATTACGTGCCGTTCTACTACGCACCGCAGTCGCCCATGATGTACCGCATCGCGTGTGACCATCGGGACGGGAAGGCAGGCTGCTACCCGGGGGGCGACGATCCGCTCGTCTACCTGGTCAGCACCGTTGCCCGGGTACACGCCGCCGGCCTGGGCTGGGTCGCCAGCGACGGCAACTGCGCGGCGGAGCTCACCTGCTTCTCCAATTCGCTCCACGACATGGGCGAGCTGGTCGACTGGGCGTTGATGCGGGAGAAGGTCTGGCGGAACACGGAGGAGGACGGCGACCGGATGCGCCGCCGGATGGCAGAGTTCCTGGTGCATCGGGAGTTCCCGCTCCGCCTGATGGCCGGGTACGTCGTCCGGACGCCGGCTCGGGAGCGGCAGGTGAGGCGGCTCCTGCGGGAAGCTGACATCATCAACCCGGACGTCCGTGTCATACGAGACTGGTACTACGGCTTCCAACGGAGGGAGGTGCGCGCATGATCGTCGTGAGCCGTGGCAACCTGCTCACCGCAGAGGCCGAAGCACTGGTCAACACGGTCAACACGGTGGGCGTGATGGGCAAAGGTATCGCTCTCCAGTTCAAGCGCGCATACCCAGCCAACTACACCGCCTACCGGTCAGCCTGCACGGCGAAAGATGTCGAACTGGGGAAGATGTTCGTTTTTGACTCCGGTCGGATCGGCTCTCGCCGCTACGTGATCAACTTCCCGACCAAGGGCCACTGGCGCGCCAACTCCAGGCTGTCCGACATCCGCGCCGGGCTCGCGGATCTGGTACAGGTGGTACGCGAACGGCAGATCAGGTCGGTCGCGGTACCGGCGCTCGGCTGCGGCAACGGCGGCCTGGCGTGGGAAGAAGTCCGCCCGTTGATCGAGCGCGCCTTCGCCGAGATCCCCGAGGTCACGGTTCTGCTCTTCCCGCCCGAGGGCGCGCCCGACCCGGTGGACATGCCCGTCGCGACCGAAAAGCCGCCGATGACGCCGGGACGTGCTGTCCTGATTCGTGCGATCGAACGCTACCTTGACCGGGCGGAGGCCGTGGAGCCGCGCGGGGGCGTGACCACGCTGGAGATCCAGAAGATCGCGTATTTTCTCCAGATCCTCGGGGAGCCACTACGACTCTCGTTCACGCGGGGCCGTTACGGTCCGTACGCGGACAGCCTCAACCACGTGCTCGATCTGCTGGAAGGCCATTATCTGGTGGGATTCGGCGACCGCTCGGCGAAAACGGACGAGCTTCGGCCCATCCATCTGATCGAGGGGGCGACGGACGCCGTGTCCGCCTGGCTGGACGCGCACGGCACGTCCTCGCACACGACGGACCGTCTGGTCGAACTGGTGGACGGTTTCGCTGCTCCGTACAGCATGGAACTTCTTGCCACCGTCCATTTCGCCGCAGAGGTCCCACCGACCACCAATGAACTCGACGAACTGATCACGCGGGTCCAGGGGTGGAGCGGTCGTAAGTCCAGGCTCTTCACGCCCGACCACATCAAGGCAGCTCACCGGCGGCTGAGCTCCGCCGGACTGCTGCCGAGCCTGGTGCCGTCTTCCTGATGCTCCGAGCGGCCTGGCACCGCCAGGTTGGCGGTACGGTGCGGTGATGGAACAGCGGATCAGTCTGGTCACCCTCGGGGTGGCCGACCTGGCGCGGGCCCGCTCCTTCTACGAGCGGCTCGGCTGGCGCGGCCAGGAGGTCGAGCAGACCGTCTTCTTCCAGGCCGGCGGGCTCGTCGTCGTGCTGTGGGGCCGGGACAGGCTCGCCGAGGACGCCGGCGTCACCGGGTTGGGCGGCGACGGGTTCGGCGGGATCACGTTGGCGCACAACGTCCGTACCCGGGAGGAGGTCGACGCGGTGCTGGCCGTCGCCGCCGACGCCGGGGCCACCATCACCCGGCCGGCCCGGGAGACCTTCTACGGCGGGTACGCCGGCTGCTTCGCCGACCCGGACGGGCACGTCTGGGAGATCGCCCACAACCCCGGCTTCACCCTGGCGCCCGACGGCACGATCACCGTCCCCGACTTCGGTTCGAGCTGACCCGGCGACGCCACGATCCGTCCACACTCGATAGCGTGCGGCGGTGAGCGTACCGGGGCGGGGTGTCTACGAGCATCTGATCACGCGGGAGTTGGCCGAGCGGCTGCGGCACGTCGACCCGGCGCTGGTCGCGCACGGCGCGCTGGAGCCGGCCGACGCGCCGGACGTGCTGGCCCGGCACCTCGCCACGCTCGCCCGACGGGCGCTGCGGGCCGTGCCCGGTGGGGCGGACCAGCTCGTCCGGCAGGTGGAGGTGGCGAACCGGATCGCCGCGGGCATCGCCGCGCTCGCGCCGGCCGCGACCGGCGTCGAGGACGAGATCACCGACGCGCGGCGGCTGCTGCACGCCATCGCGGCCCCGCCGACGTCGCCGGCCGTCGCCGCCGGTTTTCCGGTACGCCCCAGCGCCCCGCTGACCACCGGCACGCTTCTGGTGAACGGGCGCGGCCAGCCGCGGATCGGGCACGAGGTGGTCCGGGAGATGGCCTCCGCCGAGCAGGTGGACCTGCTCTGCGCGTTCGTGAAGTGGCACGGGCTGCGGATCGTCGAGCCGGCGATCCGGGAGTTGATCGCCCGGGGCGGCGCCCTGCGGGTGATCACCACGACCTATCTGGGGGCGACCGAGCAGCGGGCGCTGGACCGGCTTGTCGAGTTGGGGGCGCAGGTGCGGGTCTCGTACGAGACGCGCACCACCCGGTTGCACGCCAAGGCCTGGCTGTTCCGTCGGGGCAACGGCCTGAGCAGCGCGTACGTCGGCTCGTCGAATCTGTCGAAGGCGGCGCTGGTCGACGGGGTGGAGTGGAACGTCCGGGTCGCCGAGCCGGAGCAGCCGCACGTCATCGGGACGTTCGCGGCCACCTTCACCGACTACTGGACGGATCAGGCGTTCGAGTCGTACGACCCGGAGCGGGACGGTGACCGGCTGGGGCGGGCGTTGCGTGGTGAGCGGGCGAGCGGCCCCGGCGGCCCGGACGCCGGCCCGGGCAGCGAGATCGTCGGGCTGGACGTGCGGCCGTACCCGTACCAGGCGCAGGTGTTGGCCGACCTGGACGCCGAGCGGGTGGTGCACGGTCGCTGGCGGAACCTGGTGGTGATGGCGACCGGCACCGGCAAGACGGTGGTGGCCGCGCTGGACTACCGCCGGCTGGCCCGCGACCGGCGGGTGGACTCGCTGCTGTTCGTCGCGCACCAGGAGCAGATCCTGCGGCAGAGCCGGTCGACGTTCCGGCAGGTGCTGGGGGACGGCAGCTTCGGTGAGCTGCTGGTCGGCGGCGAGCGGCCGGGCAGGGGGCAGGGGCGGCACGTCTT
The sequence above is a segment of the Micromonospora sp. WMMD882 genome. Coding sequences within it:
- a CDS encoding VOC family protein, yielding MEQRISLVTLGVADLARARSFYERLGWRGQEVEQTVFFQAGGLVVVLWGRDRLAEDAGVTGLGGDGFGGITLAHNVRTREEVDAVLAVAADAGATITRPARETFYGGYAGCFADPDGHVWEIAHNPGFTLAPDGTITVPDFGSS
- a CDS encoding AAA domain-containing protein encodes the protein MGVALDLPPSVAAERVVTAVLADLRSGAHRGVVVDSPPGAGKSTLVVRAAVELAGAGEPLIIVAQTNEQVDDLVDRLARKAPGLRIGRLSAGDYRPSERITAHETVRVAAKVGDLGGPAVIIGTAAKWATVTEGCWPWAIVDEAYQMRSDALLRVAGRFERALFVGDPGQLDPFSTVDVARWTGLTWDPMQSAVAVLLRHNPELPVRRLPVSWRLPASAAPVVARAFYPFTGFRAGTGPDDRALTFTGPGPGDAVDAAVELAASTGWALYELPARHTLRTDAEAAAACAALARRVLERGAVAYSSGESSPVDASRIAVGAAHRDQVAAIRAQLGAAGEGVTVDTANRLQGREYDVTIVLHPLSGRRDATAFHLESGRLCVLTSRHRHACVVVARAGIAELLDAYPSSEPVHLDVPVRFPDGWEANQGILAALQPYRRDARR
- a CDS encoding macro domain-containing protein, with translation MIVVSRGNLLTAEAEALVNTVNTVGVMGKGIALQFKRAYPANYTAYRSACTAKDVELGKMFVFDSGRIGSRRYVINFPTKGHWRANSRLSDIRAGLADLVQVVRERQIRSVAVPALGCGNGGLAWEEVRPLIERAFAEIPEVTVLLFPPEGAPDPVDMPVATEKPPMTPGRAVLIRAIERYLDRAEAVEPRGGVTTLEIQKIAYFLQILGEPLRLSFTRGRYGPYADSLNHVLDLLEGHYLVGFGDRSAKTDELRPIHLIEGATDAVSAWLDAHGTSSHTTDRLVELVDGFAAPYSMELLATVHFAAEVPPTTNELDELITRVQGWSGRKSRLFTPDHIKAAHRRLSSAGLLPSLVPSS
- a CDS encoding DUF4433 domain-containing protein, with product MHFTHIDNLPSILATGALVADNLVDGHLLTDVGSISIKASRRKREVPCAPGGVVADYVPFYYAPQSPMMYRIACDHRDGKAGCYPGGDDPLVYLVSTVARVHAAGLGWVASDGNCAAELTCFSNSLHDMGELVDWALMREKVWRNTEEDGDRMRRRMAEFLVHREFPLRLMAGYVVRTPARERQVRRLLREADIINPDVRVIRDWYYGFQRREVRA